From Nyctibius grandis isolate bNycGra1 chromosome 18, bNycGra1.pri, whole genome shotgun sequence:
gaaactgtattttcatgtgCATCACGTGAGAGTAACTATGGGGACATTAATTCCAGAAACCTTCTTCCCTGTAACCACAGCCACCAGCTGAGGTGGGACAGATTTGGGAGGGAAACGTTACTATCAGCTAATCTGGTGATTGGTGCAGCAGTTAGAGTAGTCCTGGGCTTGCTGGTGAGGGACAGCATCCTCTGTATCCAGCGTCCTGAGGGACGTGGCTGGGGGAACCGAGCAGAAGCCATCCCCCCAAACCTCCCCTTACCTGGACACCTTGAACCTGGGGAAGGTGATGCTGTTCTTGATGAACAAGGTGAACTTCTCTGCTTCTGACAACAGGGCAGGGCTGAAAAACACAAGTGTTGACATGTGTCCATCActcagctctccagcctctAGGGAAAGACCCATTTGGTGGGTATTCATCCAAACCGGGATGAGCAGGACCCAGAAAAACTGGTGATCTCATCCCTTCCCTTTCTAAGTGAAAGATCCCAACAAGGTTCAGAAGAGCCCCAAGGAAGGATGGAAGTGCCTGTTAGGGGACAGAGAGGGAGTTAGATACTGggatttcagttaaaaaaaatctcaaaagcaCAGTGAAGTGGCTGGAAGAGAGCTCAAGGGTCTGCATGCTTCCCTGGGCTCCTTGGTGGACCCGTGGCTGTCCCTGGGGCCCCCCAGCGAGGAGGGaggcaaggaagaaaaggaCTTTGCATCTACCAGAAGGTGCTTCACAGTGGCCCgtgggggctgggggtggagaACATCTCGTGGGCAGAACACAACTTTACTCTGAAGGCAAAGGGGATAGACAGGGGCTGCTGGTCCATGCACAGAGCACCCAGCAGAGATAGGGTGAGCTGCCAGCAAGGTGAGGAGCAAACCACACCAGGAGAGGCACAATTCCCTGGGGACACCAGACAGCATGTACAGCCATGGGGTCTGCATCAACCCAGGCTGTCCTGGCAGCAACCCGCAGAGCCCTGGCTTGCTCTGCCCTACACCGAGTGCTGCTGGTGCAGCTGGGGTGGGACTGGGGTGGAAAAGGGGGCAACATCCTTCCTTACCTGGGAACATGGTAATCAACTTCAACAGGGCACCAGCCAAAGATCTCGCAGGTCCGCACGGAGCTGTTGAAGTGCACACACTTGCCTGTCATGATCCCTGTGGGAAAGCGAGAGAGCTGGATACTGGGATACTGGGAAAGCCCAGCCTCATGCTGGGATGGATGGGACCTGGGTGGAGCTTCTGCCCTGCCACAGACACCCAAAGCACAAAATACACAGGGCTTTGGTGCCCCTTTATAAAAGGGATAATTAATTGTGGCCTCTCAGCTCAGAGCAGTGGTTTCTTTTGCACTATTGAACAGGGGAGAAACAGGGTATTTTTCTTGCTAAAACACACCTCGGAACATGCTGAGCTGTCAGGAGGACAGAAGTGGGGGGGAACGGTTCAGTCTGGGTTAACCTTTTGGTGGCAGAGCTTTTTGCAGCTCAGGTATCTTTCAGAGGAGGAAAGCATGACCAGCCCAGGTAGGACCCTCACCCCGCACCTCAGAGGCTTTTCCCACACCCTGTCAGCTGGGGGTCCAAAGCGGGTCCCCCTGCCACCCACCCCAGCCACGCCGCTGTGTTCAGCGTGTCTCACCAGCAACGCCGGGGCCTCGGGCCCGTACCTTGTCCTTGGCGGCTGTATTTCCCTTTGCTGCAGTCGCTGTCCCCCGTGCAGAGCCCGGCGTCTGGCAGCTGTTGGGAGAACACAGGCACAGCATCACACCCTGCGGTCTCGGTCCCTCCTGCCTCACCAGGCAGCGTCTTCCTCAGGGGGAAACCCTGCTCGGCTGCAGCCAGACCCCCGTCCGTACCACAACCAAGGTTGTCCAGATTAAGCAGGAAGAAGgggggatttcttttttaaactctaggcagatgcttttatttaagCCTTGAGTCTGCTCTGCTTGATCATCTcgaaggaaagaaaacttaaatGGATGCGGGCTGTTTTTCAGCAGAGTAAAAGCCTTCACGTAGCACTCGCAagtcaggaaaaataatatagaatcatagaatcgttaaggttggaaaagacctaaaagatcatcaagtccaaccatcgacccaatgccaccatgctcactaaaccatgtcctgaagcgccacatctagatgttttttaaacacctccagggatggtgactccaccacctccctgggcagcctgttccaatgcctaatgactctttcagtgaagaaatccttcctaagatccagcctgaacctcccctggcgtaacTTGAGGCCCCATATGGGGCCAGGATCAGGCTTTTACTAAACCTCTCAATGTCAGGAAAACGCCTTCCCCATTGCTGCCACCACAACCCCCTAAATTACATAAGCTGAGGCCGCTGAAGGAAGCCAGTACATTTACCTCCGGGCAGGTTCCTTGTTTCTGTCCAGGGGTGACAATGAAGTTGGTCATCACCACGAATGAGTTGTCCCCCTGTGGAGACACAGCCAACGAGCTCACAACCAGCACAGTGTTTCCTGATGGAGTCTCTGTGAGGAGCCTCCCCCTGGGGCAAGGCACAGGGCACCCAAACCACTGGGGCATGTCCAGGCAGACAACACCTTTCTCCCTAACTTTGGGTCCTCCACCCTCCTCCACCACAGCTCAGGAagctgctggtggccctggggagctgcagtgCCACCAGCCACAGGGACAGTGGAGGACCCTCCCTTGCTGCCTGAGACGCTCGTCTGGAGGCACCGGAGGAGCCTTGATCTTTTCAGAGACAACCTCAAACATGCCCCCTCAACCATGGCGAGTCCCGAGCACCGAATGCTCCCCAGGGTGATATGTGGGCAGAGGTTTGTGGCAGGAGCAATGTGCTTTCCACCACAGGGACACTATCTCATGGCTAGCCCCATGGAAAGCCTACACTGAGGAGCCCATCTGCACCCCAGCACAGGGGGAAAAGCAGCCACTGGGACAAAAGCAACCCCCCTAAGCCACCCACCCTGCCTCCTTACCTGGGgtgggaaaacataatccacCACGTCCCAGATGTGAGGGCCCATAACACTCTCGTTGGTCAGTGTCAGGCCTTTCAGCTTCACCGAGACAGAGCTGACAATGCTGTCCTGAGACTGGTAACCCTTCTCGTAGAGGAAAACCCACCTGGATAGGGAAAGGGGGTGGGGTGAGCATGGCCACTGGCACTCATCTGCAGGAGCCCCAAGTCCCAGCACATCGCTGTGGACTGGGGCTTCTTCTACCAAGTTGCACCTGGGGGTTATTTGCCCAGTTTCATCCAGCTGGCTGAGGGACCTGCTGCTGAGCTCTCCCACCCTTTGCCCAAGGCATGTGGCAGCTGCAGGACCTGACTTCCATGGTGGGATGATTTATTCTGGGGACTAGGACACATGTTGTTGTTGAGGGTGTATGAAGGCAGGTGGAGCAGGGTGGCCATTGGCCATTTGGGATTAAAGCCTATGGCAGGTTTGGAGCTTGCTGAGCTCAGCGACCCACCCGGACCCTCCTGATCCATCACACAGGCACGCTCCAAAAATTAGTGCCGCCAGGGCTAAGACAAGGGTACGTCTGGAGGCAGCTCATGTCCAGGGCTGCCATTCCCCAGCCAGGAAAGGGAACTGCAGAGCCTTGGCCCTGGGTGCAGgaaggctgcaggagcagggctggggacactgCTGGGGCTGGCGCGGGGCTCTCCCTGTGTTTCCCAGCCCATCACACAGCCATTAGGGCCAGCTCCTGACACTAATTAACCTATGGAATAAACAAGCTGCCACTGGATTAACTCTGACTCAGGGAGACTATAAACATGGGCGAGCAACCATTTTGGGTAGCGTTCCCAGCGGCGCGGAGCATTCCCGGCGCTAAAAAAGGAGCTATCTGGTTTGTGTCCCCACTGCCGCAGGCACCGGTCCCGCTGGCCACGGCAGAGGCAGCGCGATGCCCGTGGGACGGCCCGTGACGCCAGCCCGGCCTGTCAGCCCGTCCTCGGGCACCCAACCAATGGGcacagggggagatgggggaaCCCCAGGTGCTGCCTGGAGGTCTGCCCTGCAGGTGCCGGACCGTATGGGGACATCTTGGGGATGGTGCTTTTTGGCTTGCAGCCCCATCAGCGCCGCGGGACAGGGGGTGAGGGGACCACAGGGATGGCATCTGCCCCAATATCTGAGGATGGGAGCAGAAATTCAGCACTGCTGCCACACCAGCTGGGATCCCCCAGCTCCAACCTCCTCCTCCAAAGCAGAGGGCCATACTGGCTTACACTGGTTACACTGGGCATCTTCCCCGATGGCCTCAGGGCTGTGGGAGGCTGCGAGCTGGGCAGCACCATGGTGGAGTGTTTCCCTCAACCTGCCTcgcagcctctgctgctgccacctcatCGCTCCCTGGCAGAGGTGACTGCGGGCACACGGGGCTGGGCACCCCACCGTGACACAGCCTCCCCATGGCAGGATGCGGCCCTGCTGCCGAGCCACGGTCATGGCAAACTAGGCGTCATTTCCCTATCGTGCTGTGAGTGCCGCATCGAGCCCTGCTGCCAGGGCGGCTGAATAGGTTAAGCTGGGGTAATTgcacataaataaatatctgCCTGGCAAACTTGCTTTCAAAGAAGAGCAAATCTCCAGCGTCGCGGTGCGGTGCAGGTGGGGAACCGGAGGCAGCGCCGAGAGCCGCGGGGGTATGGGCAGCCCCTTGCTAAGGGAGCCTGACCCCACCAAGACAGCAAAAATGGAAGAATTACATCAGGTTCACGCCAacctcctcccctcacccctGGCCCTTCCCCCCGTGCTGGTTTTCTCTTCGCTCCCTCCTGGCTGCCTGTCCTGTTTGAGCTGCGTTGCTCAACCCACGTTTCCTTGGGAAGTCCCGCTCTGAGTAACTGTCTCTGCTGGTTCCCTGCCCGCACGAGCGGTTGCCCCCGGCTGGGTTTGCTGGAGCCCAGGGTTTCACAGGCTCAGCCCTTAGGAGAGCCAATGCcgctcccagtaacaccagtctGGGCCAGTGCAGAACCCTTTGCAATGGAGCATCCTTGAGACCGTGGCTCGGCAGCAGTTTGGGAGGAGGATTACCCTCAGGAGCCAAACTGCTGGTGAGCAGGGTGGGAGCAACATGGGGGTCTCACGATGACCCCTGGGAAGCTTTTCCCCCTTTCCAGGGCATCTGGGCTAAAAGCTAGGACAGGCACTGCTGCTCCCCGCACTTGCACGGAGCCCTGGGAGCTACTGCCTCTCCTTTAGGTTGCACTAGGTGTCCTGCACCcccaaaacacacattttttccagttcatggCCAGAcaccccctctccccacaaACGTCTTGCCGTGGGGCCCTTCCCAATGGAAGGGTGCCGGTGTCTCTCTCGAGAGCTGAGCTCACAGCAGCCGTGGGGGCACAGCAAAGATTTTTGCACTGTTTTGCACATCGCATCCCATAGCACATCGTACCGTGCCGAGGGGATGGAGACCAAATTGCcatggcaggagcagcagcaccagggcacCCGAGGACGCACATCCTCACACGGCTCCGAGCCCGCCTGCTCCGCTCGCTGCCTTTTTTAAGCAGCAGCTCTTGCACCGCGGCTGCTCTCGGGGCTGCCTcccacaagcaaagcaaaccaggGATGTGGAGCCAGGCTCCGTCCCAGCCCCGGCCGCTGGGCTGGCCCTGCCTCCCCGGCGGCGCGCTGGACGGGTAGATTTATGGTCCTGTCTTGAGCCGCTTGGGTCTCACAAATCACCGCGCTGGCCCCAGCTGCCTCttatttaatataaatgaaaataaaaataacaacagattCTCAGGCCACCATCCAGCAGCTCCAGCGGGATTTGGACGCGTCTCAGCGAGGAGCCGGGGCCCCAGCGCGCCgagtggggctgggcagggatgaGCCTCCAGCCCTCACACGCAGCCGCTTCTGGGGAGGATGCAAGGACTGGGCGACCACCTGGAAGACCCACAGTGGGACACTGGGCTGCCCGGGAGTGGCCACGGCCAGAGGGATGTGATGCCATCAGCAATAAACCTCCCCTCCATCGGGATATAGGGGATATATGACCCCCTTCATCTCCATTGCTTTGTAACCTGGTGGCAAAGCATTAATTCGGGGGAAAGCAAGTGCCGGGGAGCCTTACCCGATGATGTACGCCAGGACGATGAGCTGGATCAGCCGGAAGGTCAGTCCCACCTTCTTGTTCCTCACCAGCACCATCCTGGGGGTGTCATACTCGAAGAGGAAGGAGGACACCTTCTCCATGCACTTCTGCCCCATGGCTGCGCCAGGGCTGTGCCGCAGCGTCCTGCCGGCCCCACCGCTCACCACGCCGTGGGTCACGCCGTGCCCACCACTGCTCGAGCAGCTCCTCTGTTtgcagagaggaggggaaaaaaagaaataaagaataaaaaggctATCGGCGTTGCTCTGTGCACATCTGGGCTGTCGGGTTTCCTCCTCTGCGCGAGGACGGGGTTTCCTCTTCCTATAAGctctgggctgggagcagccggTGCCCTACATGGTATGGGGGTGGGACGGGGTGTGGGAGGGTGcagggccaccccactgccAAGCCCACGTGCCACCAGGATGGAGCTGCCTGCCCGCAGGGGATGCACCCTCGCCCAGGGAAGGGTCGctccctggggacagaggggctgcgggcagggcttGGCGTGAGCAGGGACCACGAGGCATCCCTGGGGGCAACGGGGGGATGGAGGAGATTTTAGGAACTGGGGTTGGGGTGTCATCTTCCCTGCCCCAGTAGCTACTTCTCCCATCCTTGTCCCTAACCCACGTCCTGCTCTGTCCCCCAAAGGCTGTCCTGGGAAAAGGGTCAGGAAGAGGGAGGGTGGGGGC
This genomic window contains:
- the P2RX1 gene encoding P2X purinoceptor 1, with the protein product MGQKCMEKVSSFLFEYDTPRMVLVRNKKVGLTFRLIQLIVLAYIIGWVFLYEKGYQSQDSIVSSVSVKLKGLTLTNESVMGPHIWDVVDYVFPPQGDNSFVVMTNFIVTPGQKQGTCPELPDAGLCTGDSDCSKGKYSRQGQGIMTGKCVHFNSSVRTCEIFGWCPVEVDYHVPSPALLSEAEKFTLFIKNSITFPRFKVSRRNLVESVTKQYLKKCTYHKVTDSLCPVFDLGYIVKESGQNFTFLAVKGGVVGITIDWNCDLDWPVRYCKPIYQFHGLYNDDSNVSPGFNFRYAKYYKEDGMEKRTLYKVFGIRFDILVNGKAGKFDIIPTMTTIGSGIGIFGVASVLCDLLLLHFLQGRDYYKQKKFKYAEQEPSKSHKKEKQLDNTQ